One part of the bacterium genome encodes these proteins:
- the msrB gene encoding peptide-methionine (R)-S-oxide reductase MsrB, with translation MPRACYFFVFAPNTYRKGLFMRIISFISICLTMAFPALAAEGEKLNYTPLTTPLEKLSPMQHAVTQKGATEPAFHNEYWNNHEEGIYVDVISGTPLFSSTDKYDSGTGWPSFTKPINPKLVGELQDKSAGMERTEIKSGKSGAHLGHVFEDGPKDKGGKRFCINSASLKFIPKSEMEAKGYGQYLYLFAGKH, from the coding sequence ATGCCACGCGCATGTTACTTTTTTGTGTTTGCGCCAAATACTTACCGGAAAGGGCTTTTTATGCGCATAATATCATTCATTTCCATATGCTTGACCATGGCCTTCCCTGCCCTGGCGGCGGAAGGTGAAAAGCTGAATTACACCCCCCTGACCACGCCGCTGGAGAAACTCAGCCCCATGCAGCATGCCGTGACCCAGAAAGGCGCGACGGAGCCTGCCTTTCATAACGAATACTGGAACAACCACGAGGAAGGCATTTATGTGGACGTGATCAGCGGCACGCCGCTGTTTTCCTCCACGGACAAGTATGATTCCGGCACGGGCTGGCCGAGCTTCACCAAGCCCATCAACCCCAAGCTGGTGGGTGAATTGCAGGACAAAAGCGCGGGCATGGAGCGCACCGAAATCAAATCCGGCAAAAGTGGCGCGCATCTGGGCCATGTGTTTGAGGATGGACCGAAGGACAAGGGCGGCAAGCGCTTCTGCATCAACTCCGCCTCACTGAAATTCATCCCGAAATCCGAGATGGAAGCGAAGGGTTACGGGCAGTATCTGTACCTGTTCGCGGGTAAGCATTAA
- a CDS encoding peptidoglycan DD-metalloendopeptidase family protein — protein MPGPFGNPNDYYYPVDIAAVPEGHLPYSMFFEELYGGSAAQFNSQIGSHNPSVDTAVPEGTAVVAPTSGRVVYAGPVEGDYQGTDAAYTVTILGDDGNYYRMLHVSAEGLIPPYTNGEPTRVTAGQQIAQTAGFPELQGLDPHLDFRVFVPYSDGIDGDHPPVLLDQEGNPSGRHDYYQGTINLAQGQVEGYWVDPFAIWGSNSPEQRGLMLGMSHNPSIGPLLNITEPMNYAEIQRIDEINAIIRQTAMDHLQLLAATQSGWQARAEDPTFLRQIESLDIRFPTSFEWVGSKVYLAHLLPAADERVQNLAAVLESIPSTTVTSQILASTYVQGSRAYLQEHYPPIVETGMAAPSNDTGLSVPGVTLLSTSATHANGFTPDMTPAVGGAGPQLGR, from the coding sequence ATGCCAGGGCCTTTCGGAAATCCGAATGATTATTACTATCCGGTGGACATCGCAGCCGTCCCGGAAGGCCATTTGCCTTACAGCATGTTTTTTGAAGAGCTGTACGGAGGTTCCGCCGCCCAGTTCAATTCGCAGATCGGCAGTCACAACCCCAGTGTGGACACGGCCGTGCCGGAAGGTACTGCTGTGGTTGCGCCGACTTCAGGCCGGGTTGTGTATGCAGGTCCGGTGGAAGGAGACTATCAGGGCACGGATGCCGCTTATACAGTTACCATTCTAGGTGATGACGGAAATTATTACCGTATGCTGCATGTGTCGGCGGAAGGGTTGATTCCACCATACACGAATGGTGAGCCCACGCGCGTGACGGCGGGCCAGCAGATTGCTCAAACAGCAGGTTTCCCAGAACTTCAGGGGCTTGATCCCCATCTCGATTTCCGCGTATTCGTACCCTATAGCGACGGCATTGATGGCGACCATCCTCCCGTCCTGCTGGATCAGGAGGGTAATCCATCCGGCCGTCACGATTATTATCAGGGGACCATCAATCTGGCGCAGGGGCAGGTGGAAGGCTACTGGGTAGACCCGTTTGCCATCTGGGGCAGCAATTCTCCCGAGCAGCGCGGGCTGATGCTCGGCATGTCGCATAACCCTTCCATCGGTCCGCTTTTGAATATCACCGAGCCAATGAATTATGCCGAAATCCAGCGCATCGATGAAATCAACGCCATCATTCGCCAGACGGCGATGGACCATCTGCAATTACTGGCTGCCACCCAGTCGGGCTGGCAGGCCCGCGCTGAAGATCCCACTTTTCTACGTCAAATAGAAAGCCTTGATATCCGCTTCCCAACCAGCTTCGAATGGGTGGGCAGCAAGGTATATCTTGCACATTTGTTGCCTGCTGCTGACGAACGGGTTCAAAATCTTGCCGCCGTACTGGAATCTATCCCGAGCACCACGGTAACCTCACAAATTCTTGCCAGCACCTATGTGCAGGGGAGCAGGGCTTATCTTCAGGAGCATTATCCACCCATTGTGGAAACCGGCATGGCTGCCCCATCAAATGATACCGGCCTTTCTGTTCCAGGGGTGACCCTCTTGTCGACCAGCGCGACGCACGCCAATGGTTTCACGCCTGACATGACGCCTGCCGTCGGCGGGGCAGGCCCGCAGCTTGGGCGTTGA
- a CDS encoding glycosyltransferase: MRILFIHPNMPGQFKHLARIYGALPDYEVAFITKPKPDVNIPGVRKVEYVEPREPSVKTHRYLISTERGVLVGQEVYRAARRLMQDGFVPDVIVGHPGWGDMLFLRDLWPDVPQLHFCEFFYNARGSDVGFDPDAPATEDDAARIRIKNTVHLHSLASATWGYAPTHWQHQQFPEVFRPSISVVHDGIDMQACTPNDEAVFTLPGGGVLTKKDKLVTYVARNFEPYRGIGTFMQAAKLILDRDPEVRIVAVGSDGVSYGKKLPPGQSYRKIWMNKVPGLDLSRLHFVGHLPYDQLLDLFRITRAHIYLTYPFVLSWSMLEAMACGAPIIGSATPPVEEVINHGLNGWLVDFFSPEEVADAVHHALKNDEERIAIQNAARHTVQAHYDFNDCLPKHMAMIAQLADGESGEPSPSAIADARDLLLKLENAA, from the coding sequence ATGCGGATTTTATTCATTCACCCCAACATGCCGGGGCAGTTCAAACATCTGGCACGCATCTATGGCGCCCTGCCGGATTATGAAGTGGCCTTCATCACCAAACCCAAGCCGGATGTGAACATCCCCGGCGTGCGCAAGGTCGAATATGTCGAGCCGCGTGAGCCGAGTGTCAAAACGCACCGCTACCTCATCAGCACCGAACGCGGCGTGCTGGTGGGGCAGGAGGTCTACCGCGCCGCCCGCCGCCTGATGCAGGATGGCTTTGTGCCCGATGTCATCGTCGGCCATCCCGGCTGGGGCGACATGCTCTTTCTGCGCGACCTCTGGCCCGATGTGCCGCAGCTTCATTTCTGCGAATTCTTTTACAATGCCCGCGGTTCCGATGTCGGGTTCGACCCCGACGCCCCCGCCACCGAGGACGACGCCGCCCGCATCCGCATCAAAAACACAGTGCATCTGCACAGCCTGGCTTCCGCCACATGGGGCTATGCGCCGACCCACTGGCAGCACCAGCAGTTTCCGGAAGTATTCCGCCCGAGCATCTCGGTCGTGCATGACGGTATCGACATGCAAGCCTGCACGCCCAACGACGAAGCCGTCTTCACGCTGCCTGGCGGCGGCGTGCTGACGAAAAAAGACAAGCTGGTGACCTATGTTGCCCGTAATTTCGAGCCTTATCGCGGCATCGGCACCTTCATGCAGGCCGCCAAGCTGATTCTGGATCGCGATCCCGAGGTGCGCATCGTTGCCGTCGGCAGCGACGGGGTGAGCTACGGCAAAAAACTCCCCCCCGGCCAGAGCTACCGCAAAATATGGATGAACAAGGTACCGGGGCTGGATCTCTCCCGCCTGCATTTCGTCGGCCATTTGCCGTATGATCAGCTGCTGGATCTCTTTCGCATCACCCGCGCGCATATTTACCTCACCTATCCCTTTGTGCTTTCTTGGTCGATGCTGGAAGCCATGGCCTGCGGCGCGCCGATCATCGGCTCCGCCACCCCTCCGGTGGAGGAGGTCATCAACCACGGCCTCAACGGCTGGCTGGTGGATTTCTTCTCGCCCGAGGAAGTGGCCGATGCCGTGCATCACGCGTTGAAGAACGATGAGGAGCGCATCGCCATTCAGAATGCCGCCCGCCACACCGTGCAGGCGCATTACGACTTCAACGACTGCCTGCCCAAGCACATGGCCATGATCGCCCAGCTGGCCGACGGCGAATCCGGCGAACCCAGCCCAAGCGCCATTGCCGATGCGCGCGACCTTTTGCTGAAGCTGGAGAACGCCGCATGA
- a CDS encoding filamentous hemagglutinin N-terminal domain-containing protein: MRRLTHFRSRHDLARIDLAILLGLFVSTSPIAVLANPVGGVVSGGAASIGSSGHVLTVNQATQRAVIDWRGFDIAPHETTRFVQPNTGSWTLNRVNAATPSLIQGNLIANGRIGIINPNGVVFSGTSRVDAAGLIASTANISNANFMAGNMIFDQPGNPHARIVNEGRITARQAGLVGLVAPVVENSGIIEARLGKVVLASGDGFALDMAGDGLLNVAVSRDVARQLVKNTGSITADGGSITLTAATARHAVDRLIDSSGLLRAQTVGRKNGVITLSAGERGDALAAKRNTGRVAVSGMVDASGKEPGSKGGSISILGDEVALLSGARIDASGHAGGGAISIGGEYQGGSGTYASQMTYVDKAAKISASATDHGDGGHVVIWSDGATGYYGNMDVRGGAHGGHGGFAEVSAKGLLDFQGHVDLRGPLGNTGTLLLDPTDITISYATDSPATIAGSGVSSGGLVFTGHGGNVIWTTTYRYPLYSSSILNINTLQNQLAMANVVVTTQSALSDAGDITVADVIAWNSPYSLTLRADRNIAINAPITNLGTGDLILKAGLNGNGDITIADNLTITLGGGRLSLVEYAYTAPYTTTITSNRAAGIITDSSLNPYGNNISLIAAPSASPPPQPTPQPVVHPFVPPRVTPLAMPSISTSIAMPAKTQAPNLNLGPGFPAGSITSPQEAAFYSTPMDGPFDFKPFSHLNESLFGMRRKID, translated from the coding sequence ATGCGCCGATTGACTCATTTTCGCTCACGCCATGATCTGGCACGCATTGATCTGGCCATTTTGCTTGGCCTTTTTGTTTCCACCTCCCCTATTGCCGTGCTGGCAAACCCTGTGGGCGGCGTGGTGAGCGGCGGAGCCGCCAGCATCGGCAGCAGCGGACATGTGCTGACGGTGAACCAAGCCACCCAGCGCGCGGTGATTGACTGGCGCGGGTTTGACATCGCCCCGCATGAGACGACACGGTTTGTGCAGCCCAATACAGGCAGCTGGACATTGAACCGGGTGAATGCGGCAACCCCTTCGCTGATTCAAGGAAACCTGATCGCCAACGGGCGCATTGGTATCATCAACCCCAACGGGGTGGTGTTCAGCGGCACAAGCCGGGTGGATGCGGCCGGGCTGATCGCCTCCACAGCCAATATCAGCAACGCGAATTTCATGGCCGGCAACATGATTTTTGATCAGCCGGGCAACCCGCATGCGCGCATTGTGAATGAAGGGCGCATCACCGCGCGCCAGGCAGGGCTGGTGGGGCTGGTGGCGCCGGTGGTGGAAAACAGCGGCATCATTGAAGCAAGGCTGGGCAAGGTTGTGCTGGCATCGGGCGATGGTTTCGCGCTGGACATGGCAGGGGACGGGCTGCTGAATGTCGCCGTGAGCCGGGATGTGGCCAGGCAATTGGTGAAGAATACCGGCAGCATCACTGCCGATGGCGGCAGTATCACCCTGACGGCGGCGACGGCGCGCCATGCGGTGGACCGGCTGATCGATTCCAGCGGGCTGCTGCGCGCGCAGACGGTGGGCCGGAAGAACGGCGTCATTACCCTTTCCGCCGGGGAGCGCGGGGATGCCCTCGCCGCAAAAAGAAACACCGGCCGCGTGGCCGTATCCGGCATGGTGGATGCCAGCGGCAAAGAGCCGGGCAGCAAGGGTGGAAGCATCAGCATCCTGGGCGATGAAGTGGCATTGCTTTCCGGCGCGCGTATCGACGCCAGCGGGCATGCGGGCGGCGGCGCCATCTCAATCGGCGGGGAATATCAAGGCGGCAGCGGCACCTATGCCTCGCAGATGACCTATGTGGATAAAGCGGCGAAAATTTCCGCCAGTGCGACCGACCACGGCGATGGCGGGCATGTGGTGATCTGGTCGGACGGGGCAACGGGTTATTATGGCAATATGGATGTGCGCGGCGGGGCGCATGGCGGCCATGGCGGGTTTGCGGAAGTATCGGCCAAAGGGTTGCTCGACTTTCAGGGGCATGTTGACCTTCGCGGGCCGCTGGGGAACACGGGCACGCTGCTGCTCGACCCGACCGATATCACGATTTCCTACGCGACGGATTCTCCGGCGACCATTGCCGGTTCGGGTGTGAGTAGCGGAGGGCTTGTTTTCACGGGGCATGGGGGAAACGTCATCTGGACCACCACCTACCGCTACCCGCTTTACTCCAGCTCCATCTTAAACATCAACACCCTGCAAAACCAGCTGGCGATGGCCAATGTGGTGGTCACGACGCAATCGGCGCTTTCCGATGCCGGGGATATTACGGTGGCGGATGTAATCGCGTGGAATTCGCCTTATTCGCTGACGTTAAGGGCTGACCGCAATATCGCGATCAACGCTCCCATCACCAATCTCGGAACGGGTGACCTGATTTTGAAAGCGGGCCTTAACGGCAATGGCGACATCACCATTGCCGATAATCTGACCATCACACTCGGCGGCGGCAGGTTATCGCTGGTGGAATATGCCTATACCGCGCCTTATACCACCACCATCACCAGCAACCGCGCCGCAGGTATCATTACCGATAGCAGCCTCAACCCTTATGGGAATAATATTTCCCTTATTGCCGCGCCGTCTGCATCGCCCCCACCGCAACCAACGCCACAGCCGGTTGTGCATCCCTTCGTTCCCCCGCGTGTAACGCCGCTGGCCATGCCGAGCATTTCCACCAGCATCGCCATGCCCGCCAAAACGCAGGCGCCCAACCTGAACCTGGGGCCGGGATTTCCGGCAGGCAGCATCACCTCCCCTCAGGAGGCCGCGTTCTACTCCACCCCAATGGATGGACCGTTCGACTTTAAACCGTTCAGCCATCTGAACGAAAGCCTGTTCGGCATGCGCAGGAAAATCGACTAA
- a CDS encoding HD domain-containing protein: protein MRQAVLLDPLVRKAAEYAKKHHQGQTRKHTGEDYYSHCCAVALIVSLVTDDPEVVAAAYVHDLCEDTSITLADLEKEFGPRVAMIVGALTKKKWDAATPVCEQDRHVINQLKAASADAATIKLADITHNLRTLPAEGKIDYMLEKAGQVAVLQHGDPVLVQMANRTVVHALADALGAAA from the coding sequence ATGCGACAGGCAGTATTGCTTGACCCCCTGGTAAGAAAAGCGGCCGAATACGCCAAAAAGCACCATCAGGGCCAGACGCGCAAACACACGGGCGAGGATTATTACAGCCACTGCTGCGCCGTGGCGTTGATTGTGTCGCTGGTGACGGACGATCCCGAAGTGGTTGCCGCTGCCTATGTCCACGATTTGTGTGAGGACACGTCCATAACCCTTGCCGATCTGGAAAAGGAATTCGGCCCGCGCGTGGCCATGATCGTGGGTGCCTTGACCAAAAAGAAATGGGACGCCGCCACCCCCGTCTGCGAGCAGGACCGCCACGTCATCAACCAGCTCAAGGCCGCCAGTGCCGATGCCGCCACCATCAAACTGGCCGACATTACGCATAACCTGCGCACCTTGCCTGCCGAAGGAAAGATCGATTACATGCTGGAAAAAGCCGGGCAGGTTGCCGTGCTTCAACATGGGGACCCGGTGCTCGTGCAAATGGCCAACCGCACCGTGGTGCATGCCCTGGCCGATGCCCTAGGCGCCGCTGCCTGA
- a CDS encoding DUF2339 domain-containing protein, whose product MAPIKTDARLAALEQRLTNIEAALGIKADHKPAPQPARQMLPSPLQPRVTAPETPARPGNWLGIMAIICFVAAAGFIVKLSIESGWLTPARQIGLAATFGIGLIGSGMALLRFDRAYAGLLPGAGVIVLYLSTFAAHRFYNLIGFESAMALMCLVSAVCVWLYTQIRHDAYAITAAVGAYVSPAILALQPNVTEFSLYYYLFCSAVFASISIWVRTRTMTLVSSYLAILMSGLAGAKLNQDGLLAGVLAVQFIIFAYGSWLYTAHHRQPLTHLEAWSFLPVLLLFYTMEYYLIDKLQPGLAPWISLAFAAALIGLYLSAKRLLPQALPSQSLIIAFATLACFHSIYLELLPEHARPVLFIIITLAFALLPSQPVMPAPGSPFRIPAFALCAIVVIEYLSMFSHLLSGHDDGWLFISFGAVGSMWIILAAAEDRLPDESFYGHMLLGAAHALAVLGLYRLTHDVGSLAVSASWLFYAVAVILFAARRKDEVMAKSALFVLAFAAGKALLYDASSAPTVIRIFCLLLTGAVLYGCGLFMRRIGGWANAR is encoded by the coding sequence ATGGCGCCAATCAAAACGGATGCACGTCTGGCCGCGCTGGAGCAGCGGCTTACCAACATCGAGGCCGCGCTTGGCATAAAGGCGGATCATAAACCAGCCCCGCAACCGGCACGGCAGATGCTGCCTTCGCCCCTGCAGCCACGCGTTACGGCGCCCGAAACCCCGGCCCGGCCCGGCAACTGGCTCGGCATCATGGCCATCATCTGCTTTGTCGCGGCGGCGGGGTTTATCGTGAAGCTTTCCATCGAATCCGGCTGGTTGACGCCCGCGCGGCAAATCGGGCTGGCGGCCACCTTCGGCATCGGCCTCATCGGCTCCGGCATGGCGTTGCTGCGGTTCGATCGCGCCTATGCGGGCCTGCTGCCCGGCGCGGGGGTGATCGTGCTCTATCTCAGCACCTTCGCTGCGCACCGTTTTTACAACCTCATCGGGTTTGAAAGCGCCATGGCGTTGATGTGCCTGGTCTCCGCCGTCTGCGTCTGGCTCTATACCCAGATCCGGCACGATGCCTATGCCATCACCGCGGCGGTGGGCGCCTATGTCTCTCCGGCCATATTGGCGCTGCAGCCTAACGTGACGGAATTCTCCCTCTATTATTACCTTTTCTGCTCGGCGGTGTTCGCCTCCATTTCCATCTGGGTGCGCACGCGCACCATGACGCTGGTCTCCTCCTATCTCGCCATTCTCATGAGCGGCCTGGCAGGCGCAAAGCTCAACCAGGACGGCCTGCTTGCCGGTGTGCTGGCGGTACAGTTCATCATTTTCGCCTATGGTTCGTGGTTATACACCGCGCATCACCGCCAGCCGCTCACCCATCTGGAAGCCTGGAGCTTTCTACCCGTACTTCTGCTCTTTTATACGATGGAATATTACCTGATCGACAAACTGCAGCCCGGCCTGGCGCCATGGATCTCGCTGGCATTCGCCGCCGCCCTCATCGGTCTGTATTTATCCGCGAAGCGCCTGCTGCCACAGGCCTTGCCAAGCCAGTCGCTCATCATCGCATTCGCCACGCTGGCCTGTTTTCATTCCATCTATCTGGAGCTGCTGCCGGAGCATGCGCGGCCGGTTCTCTTCATCATCATCACGCTGGCATTTGCGCTATTGCCCTCACAACCCGTCATGCCCGCCCCGGGCAGCCCCTTTCGCATTCCCGCCTTCGCGCTCTGCGCCATTGTGGTCATTGAATATCTCAGCATGTTTTCCCACCTGCTGAGTGGGCATGACGACGGCTGGCTCTTCATCTCATTCGGCGCGGTGGGCAGCATGTGGATCATCCTAGCCGCCGCAGAAGACCGTTTGCCGGATGAATCCTTCTACGGCCACATGCTGCTGGGCGCGGCGCACGCGCTGGCCGTGCTCGGGCTTTACAGGCTCACGCATGATGTCGGCTCGCTGGCGGTCTCCGCCTCCTGGCTGTTCTACGCGGTGGCGGTGATCCTTTTCGCCGCCCGCCGCAAAGACGAGGTCATGGCAAAATCGGCGTTGTTCGTGCTGGCCTTCGCGGCGGGCAAGGCGCTGTTATACGATGCCTCCTCCGCGCCGACCGTCATCCGCATTTTCTGCCTGTTGCTCACCGGCGCGGTGTTGTATGGATGCGGCCTGTTCATGCGCCGTATCGGCGGCTGGGCCAACGCCCGGTAA
- a CDS encoding phosphatase PAP2 family protein gives MPPPRRPSSAFSACCSPARCCMDAACSCAVSAAGPTPGNASVPQETTMRITVFLSTLLTALCLAMPAMAEPYLDPETIPPTVLNAPPAEKSVRWTSDVNDILTRQKHAIISDIQAAASEHTLTPEMIAIATDATLTRETHPALYHLLDRIGDTTRAVTGQAKKYWNTKRPYLMDARIKPLIDAHMDNAYPSGHTSMGYTLARALGMLMPEKHEAFLDRADTIAQHRVLVGMHYPSDIEAGRELSLIIFGGLLQNEEFQHDLQAAREELNPAAQN, from the coding sequence ATGCCTCCTCCGCGCCGACCGTCATCCGCATTTTCTGCCTGTTGCTCACCGGCGCGGTGTTGTATGGATGCGGCCTGTTCATGCGCCGTATCGGCGGCTGGGCCAACGCCCGGTAATGCTTCAGTCCCGCAGGAGACGACCATGCGCATAACCGTGTTTTTATCCACGCTGCTGACGGCGCTCTGCCTCGCCATGCCCGCCATGGCCGAGCCCTATCTCGACCCGGAGACCATTCCCCCCACCGTACTGAACGCGCCGCCCGCTGAAAAAAGCGTGCGCTGGACGAGCGATGTCAACGACATCCTCACCCGTCAGAAACATGCCATCATCAGCGACATCCAGGCCGCTGCGTCCGAACACACGCTGACGCCTGAAATGATCGCCATTGCCACCGATGCCACCCTCACGCGCGAAACCCACCCCGCGCTCTATCACCTGCTGGACCGCATTGGCGACACCACCCGCGCCGTCACCGGCCAGGCGAAGAAATACTGGAACACCAAACGTCCTTACCTGATGGATGCGCGCATCAAACCGCTGATCGACGCGCACATGGACAATGCCTATCCCAGCGGCCACACCTCCATGGGTTACACCCTTGCGCGCGCCCTCGGCATGCTCATGCCTGAAAAGCACGAAGCCTTTCTTGATCGTGCCGATACCATCGCCCAGCACCGCGTGCTGGTGGGCATGCATTACCCGTCCGATATCGAAGCGGGAAGGGAACTCTCCCTCATCATCTTCGGCGGCCTGTTGCAGAATGAGGAGTTCCAGCACGACCTTCAGGCCGCCAGGGAAGAACTGAACCCTGCCGCTCAGAATTAG
- a CDS encoding DUF2292 domain-containing protein, producing MVQTKESSVPLNETEAFILSKLRDIRYGSVEVTIHDARVVQVESRHKTRFEKSTDKA from the coding sequence ATGGTTCAAACGAAAGAATCATCAGTCCCGCTGAACGAAACCGAGGCCTTCATCCTCAGCAAGCTGCGCGACATCCGCTATGGCAGCGTGGAGGTCACCATCCACGACGCCCGCGTCGTTCAGGTGGAAAGCCGCCACAAAACACGTTTTGAAAAATCAACCGATAAAGCGTGA
- a CDS encoding haloacid dehalogenase type II — translation MHTRLLAMIMTAFLCLGAAAPSHAQPAPRYKAVAFDYFVIFNPNSVVPEAERLFPGKGMEFTKAWRAKQFEYCFLRSIAGTHEDFFKLTEDAMNYTIAGMKLKATEPQRKQLLNAYLSLKPWPDAEAGLKKLKATGIRIITIANFSKPMLHANAENAGIANLFDELLSTEVNGTYKPDPKAYALGMEHLGLKKEEILFAAFGGWDAYGAKSFGYPTYWVNRFNLPVEELGVKADATSNDFQGLLDFVLGPGKPAAD, via the coding sequence ATGCACACCAGGTTGTTGGCCATGATCATGACGGCGTTCCTGTGCCTGGGTGCGGCTGCGCCTTCCCATGCGCAGCCCGCGCCGCGCTATAAGGCGGTGGCCTTCGATTATTTCGTGATCTTCAATCCCAATTCGGTTGTTCCCGAGGCTGAAAGGCTCTTCCCCGGCAAGGGCATGGAATTCACCAAGGCATGGCGGGCCAAGCAGTTTGAATATTGCTTTCTCCGCTCTATCGCCGGCACGCATGAGGATTTTTTCAAGCTGACCGAAGACGCCATGAATTACACCATAGCCGGCATGAAGCTCAAGGCGACGGAGCCGCAGCGCAAACAGCTGCTGAACGCCTACCTCTCCCTCAAACCCTGGCCGGATGCCGAGGCGGGCCTGAAAAAACTGAAAGCCACGGGCATCCGCATCATCACCATCGCCAACTTCAGCAAACCGATGCTGCACGCCAATGCGGAGAACGCAGGCATTGCAAACCTGTTCGATGAACTTCTCAGCACCGAGGTCAACGGCACCTATAAGCCCGATCCCAAAGCCTATGCGCTTGGCATGGAACATCTCGGGTTGAAGAAGGAAGAGATTCTGTTTGCGGCATTCGGCGGCTGGGATGCCTACGGCGCCAAAAGCTTCGGCTACCCGACCTACTGGGTGAACCGTTTCAACCTGCCTGTCGAGGAACTGGGGGTTAAGGCGGATGCGACGTCAAACGATTTCCAGGGCCTGCTGGATTTCGTCCTTGGGCCCGGTAAACCTGCCGCTGATTAG
- a CDS encoding peptidoglycan DD-metalloendopeptidase family protein gives MVDFLPSDQYVFPVGAGGQPGVVPQVYFSMFYRERYREASRSFNDDLNGSNPSIDIAVTLGSMVVAPISGTVVYSGPVKEQYPGTEPGYTVTIHGIDGNYYRLMHLQEEGLPALNAQVNTGDEIGHTAYLGENMGAHLDFRVFVEGTPPEGADAVRGRIYTGASGTDFISGYYVDPFTPWGTTSEDQRSLMWQRYNPNPNRALTDLQAEIGDLDISAANSALRDVAAGSLRAAGLETEEAINYIPQLDLRNPGTFADLAMVLEDQGATLASAFPRSNPMVQQLAALLQTVPAVNNVTDLEEYVESSRQYLQDNLRVSAVPEDQIQRLGGILMRYSGEASAMKEENISFENPQAISRFI, from the coding sequence ATGGTCGATTTCCTCCCAAGCGATCAATATGTTTTTCCCGTAGGGGCAGGCGGTCAGCCGGGAGTTGTTCCCCAAGTGTATTTCAGTATGTTCTACCGGGAGCGCTATCGCGAAGCTTCCCGGTCATTCAACGACGATCTGAACGGCAGCAATCCGAGCATCGACATTGCCGTGACGCTTGGTTCAATGGTGGTGGCCCCTATCAGCGGCACGGTGGTCTATTCTGGTCCGGTAAAAGAGCAATATCCTGGCACCGAGCCAGGATACACGGTGACCATTCACGGTATAGACGGCAATTATTATCGCCTGATGCACCTGCAGGAGGAGGGCCTGCCTGCCTTGAACGCCCAAGTGAACACGGGGGATGAAATCGGTCATACAGCCTACCTGGGTGAGAATATGGGCGCGCATCTTGATTTTCGTGTGTTTGTGGAAGGCACGCCGCCGGAAGGCGCGGACGCGGTGAGAGGGCGTATTTATACCGGGGCCAGCGGCACTGATTTCATCAGCGGCTATTACGTAGACCCCTTCACTCCTTGGGGCACCACGTCCGAAGATCAGCGCAGCCTCATGTGGCAGCGCTACAACCCCAATCCCAACCGCGCCCTGACGGATCTTCAGGCCGAAATCGGCGATCTGGATATCAGCGCCGCCAACAGCGCCCTGCGTGATGTTGCCGCGGGCTCTCTCCGCGCGGCGGGGCTTGAGACGGAAGAGGCCATCAACTACATCCCCCAGCTTGATCTGCGGAACCCTGGCACTTTCGCCGATCTGGCGATGGTGCTGGAAGACCAGGGTGCCACCCTGGCTTCCGCCTTTCCACGCAGCAACCCCATGGTCCAGCAGCTGGCAGCCTTGCTTCAGACCGTCCCGGCGGTCAACAATGTTACCGACCTGGAGGAATATGTCGAATCCAGCAGGCAGTATCTGCAGGATAACCTTCGCGTATCCGCCGTGCCGGAGGATCAGATTCAGCGTTTGGGTGGCATCTTGATGCGCTACAGCGGGGAGGCCTCCGCCATGAAAGAAGAAAACATTTCGTTTGAAAACCCCCAGGCAATTTCACGTTTCATATAA
- a CDS encoding Rrf2 family transcriptional regulator: MLSMKAKYALRALMVLTSRGGKMAAKELAQEADVPSKFLEAILLELKQHGLVESKRGIFGGYILSRDPFEIPVGEVVRALDGSLAPIRCASQNQFQPCDDCPDVQHCAIRKLMVEVRNAIAGVLDRTNLAELTRSNQLPVM, from the coding sequence ATGCTTTCCATGAAAGCCAAATACGCGCTGCGTGCGCTGATGGTGCTGACCAGCCGGGGCGGCAAAATGGCCGCCAAGGAGCTGGCGCAGGAAGCCGATGTTCCCTCCAAATTCCTCGAAGCCATCCTGCTTGAGCTCAAGCAGCACGGTCTGGTGGAAAGCAAGCGCGGCATCTTTGGGGGCTATATTCTCTCGCGTGATCCGTTCGAGATTCCCGTGGGCGAGGTCGTCCGCGCGCTTGACGGATCGCTGGCGCCCATACGCTGCGCCAGTCAGAACCAGTTTCAGCCCTGCGACGATTGCCCCGACGTTCAGCATTGCGCCATCCGCAAGCTGATGGTGGAGGTGCGCAACGCCATCGCGGGCGTGCTGGACCGGACCAACCTCGCCGAGCTCACCCGCAGCAACCAGCTACCCGTTATGTAA